The proteins below come from a single Terriglobales bacterium genomic window:
- a CDS encoding ABC transporter permease, which produces MLADLRDALRQLRKAPGFTTTALITLALGIGATTAIFTLVHQVMLKSLPVTNPSELWKIGDKDRCCNWGGYTQGDEGDFALFSYEAYQHFRAHTPEFVDLAALQAGNAPLGVRRVGAQGPVDTRNGQFVSGNFFRTLGIQPWIGRMFTDEDDKEGAPPVAVMSYRIWHDKYGSDASVIGAGYQINGHPFTVIGVAPPGFFGAKLAGWGMPDIWLPLTTEILLDGDDGQKPRLKTPQANFLDLLGRVRPGVNPKSLESELRVEFHNWLGSHVPDMEPGEKALWEQQTLHLVPGGAGVTDLRDQYQDGLKLLLIAAGCVLLVACGNLANLMLARGLKDRAQTSIRVALGASRTRVIRKSLVECVMLAAVGGALGIGVAYAGTKLMLHLAFANGGRENFVPISASPSLPVLLFTLGVAVLTGIIFGIAPAWVTSHADPVEALRGAQRSVGGSGSWAQKSLVIAQGALSVVLLSAAALLGQSLRNLEHQNFGFETQGRYIAWIDPGLGNYKGEQMEPLYRQINDRLRSVPGVRMVTEVLYAPMSGDSWNNGVRIEGRPEPPPKEDTGSGFARVMPDFFDTVGAKIVLGRPITEEDTASTRNVAVINESFAKKFFKGQNPIGQHFGPGKIKYSAMYEIVGVVKDIRWMTWGMKEPVRPMYLVAEAQFGKWDDPAYESGELGSHFLNNIVIWAPGDPPGMEDRVRKALASIDPNLVLYGVDPYQQVVNGQFQQEKMIATLTSLFGVLGLILASVGLYGVLAYMVEQRTSEIGLRMALGADRAKVTTMVLRGAFMQIGIGLAIGIPAAIGAGRLMTAQLYGVKPWDPIMLALAIVVLGLAALLASAIPARRAAGVEPMVALRNA; this is translated from the coding sequence ATGCTGGCGGATTTGCGCGACGCACTACGGCAGTTGCGGAAGGCTCCTGGGTTTACCACGACGGCTCTGATCACACTCGCGCTGGGAATTGGCGCGACGACGGCGATCTTTACGCTGGTGCACCAGGTGATGTTGAAGTCGCTGCCGGTCACCAATCCCAGTGAGTTGTGGAAGATCGGGGACAAAGATCGCTGCTGCAACTGGGGCGGCTATACCCAAGGCGACGAGGGCGACTTTGCCTTGTTCTCGTATGAGGCGTACCAGCATTTCCGCGCCCACACGCCGGAGTTCGTCGATCTAGCAGCACTGCAGGCTGGTAACGCGCCGCTCGGTGTCCGCAGAGTGGGAGCGCAGGGGCCGGTGGACACGCGCAATGGCCAGTTTGTCTCGGGCAATTTCTTCCGCACGTTGGGCATACAGCCGTGGATTGGCCGTATGTTCACCGACGAGGACGACAAAGAAGGCGCTCCGCCCGTCGCGGTGATGAGCTACCGCATATGGCACGACAAGTACGGATCTGATGCTTCGGTCATCGGCGCCGGTTACCAAATAAACGGGCATCCGTTCACGGTTATTGGCGTAGCTCCGCCGGGATTTTTTGGGGCGAAGCTGGCCGGATGGGGCATGCCGGACATCTGGCTCCCGTTGACGACCGAGATCTTGCTCGACGGAGACGATGGGCAGAAGCCTCGGCTGAAAACGCCGCAAGCGAACTTCCTGGACTTGCTCGGAAGAGTGCGTCCGGGCGTGAATCCCAAATCGCTCGAGTCCGAGCTCAGGGTGGAATTCCATAACTGGCTCGGCAGCCACGTTCCCGATATGGAACCAGGCGAGAAGGCCCTCTGGGAGCAGCAGACGCTGCATCTGGTGCCCGGCGGCGCTGGAGTAACCGATCTACGGGATCAGTATCAGGACGGACTGAAGCTGCTTCTGATTGCTGCGGGATGTGTGCTGCTTGTCGCGTGCGGGAATTTGGCGAACCTGATGCTGGCGCGTGGATTGAAGGACCGCGCGCAAACCTCGATTCGGGTTGCCCTGGGCGCGTCGCGAACGCGAGTTATCCGCAAGTCGTTGGTCGAATGCGTAATGCTTGCGGCGGTCGGCGGAGCGCTGGGAATCGGGGTAGCGTATGCAGGAACAAAGTTGATGCTGCACCTGGCGTTTGCGAACGGCGGCCGCGAAAACTTCGTGCCCATCAGCGCGAGTCCATCCCTGCCTGTCCTGCTGTTCACGCTGGGCGTTGCCGTCCTCACCGGAATCATCTTCGGAATTGCTCCGGCATGGGTGACTTCGCATGCTGATCCAGTTGAGGCACTTCGCGGGGCACAGCGTTCGGTTGGCGGCAGCGGCTCGTGGGCGCAGAAGTCGCTCGTCATCGCGCAAGGAGCGCTCTCGGTGGTGCTGCTTTCTGCCGCGGCGCTGCTGGGCCAGAGTCTGCGCAACCTGGAGCACCAGAATTTTGGATTCGAGACGCAAGGCCGGTATATCGCATGGATCGATCCCGGTCTGGGAAATTACAAAGGCGAGCAGATGGAGCCGCTGTATCGGCAAATCAACGATCGCTTGCGCTCTGTTCCCGGTGTGCGGATGGTGACCGAGGTGCTCTATGCGCCAATGTCGGGCGATAGCTGGAATAACGGCGTACGCATAGAGGGCCGTCCTGAGCCGCCGCCCAAAGAAGATACCGGCTCGGGATTTGCGCGAGTGATGCCGGATTTCTTCGATACTGTGGGAGCCAAAATTGTCTTGGGGCGTCCGATCACGGAAGAGGATACTGCGTCGACTCGGAACGTAGCCGTGATCAACGAGTCTTTTGCTAAGAAATTTTTCAAAGGCCAGAACCCAATCGGACAGCATTTCGGGCCAGGCAAGATCAAGTATTCGGCAATGTACGAAATCGTTGGTGTCGTGAAGGACATACGCTGGATGACCTGGGGCATGAAAGAACCGGTACGGCCAATGTACCTGGTTGCGGAGGCCCAATTTGGGAAATGGGACGATCCTGCCTACGAGAGTGGCGAACTCGGGTCACACTTCTTGAACAACATCGTGATTTGGGCGCCGGGAGATCCGCCGGGCATGGAAGACCGCGTGCGCAAGGCGCTGGCGAGCATAGATCCCAATTTGGTTCTGTATGGCGTCGATCCTTATCAGCAGGTTGTGAATGGCCAGTTCCAGCAGGAGAAAATGATCGCGACTCTGACCTCGCTCTTCGGTGTGCTGGGTCTGATTCTCGCTTCGGTCGGACTGTACGGTGTGTTGGCGTACATGGTGGAACAGCGCACCAGCGAGATTGGCCTTCGCATGGCTTTGGGTGCGGATCGCGCGAAGGTCACAACAATGGTGCTCCGCGGCGCATTCATGCAGATCGGTATCGGGCTGGCGATTGGCATCCCTGCGGCGATTGGAGCTGGAAGATTGATGACGGCTCAGTTGTACGGTGTTAAGCCTTGGGATCCAATCATGCTTGCCCTGGCAATAGTCGTACTCGGCCTGGCCGCACTTCTGGCATCGGCGATACCGGCGCGGCGAGCGGCAGGGGTTGAGCCGATGGTGGCACTGCGGAACGCTTGA
- a CDS encoding Crp/Fnr family transcriptional regulator gives MHEESNHRDNLILAALPAEERQRLQPFLETVQLDVKANLIEPGEPIRNVYFPIDMVTSTLQELRDGSSVEVGLMGVEGVVGIQFWLQQETTTTRTIVQVAGTAWQMSSHMFKREVMDKPSPLNKLVASYVHAFLSMTGQTAACNRMHEVSTRLARWLSLVYDRVQRDEFAMRQEFLAAMLGVHRPAVTIAAKTLQNAGLISYRRGYITISDPVALRESACECYAIIEAQFDQMFGREWRESTQTSGVTA, from the coding sequence GTGCACGAAGAGTCCAATCATCGTGACAACCTTATCCTCGCGGCCTTGCCGGCGGAGGAGCGTCAACGTCTGCAGCCGTTTCTCGAAACGGTTCAGCTCGACGTCAAAGCCAACCTCATTGAGCCTGGCGAACCGATTCGGAACGTGTACTTTCCCATCGACATGGTTACTTCCACTCTGCAGGAACTTCGCGACGGTTCCAGCGTGGAGGTTGGGCTGATGGGCGTGGAAGGCGTCGTAGGAATTCAATTCTGGCTGCAACAGGAAACCACGACTACGCGCACTATCGTGCAGGTCGCGGGAACCGCTTGGCAGATGAGCTCGCATATGTTCAAACGAGAAGTCATGGACAAGCCTTCGCCGCTGAATAAGCTGGTCGCCTCGTATGTCCATGCGTTTCTTTCGATGACCGGGCAGACGGCGGCATGCAATCGCATGCACGAGGTGAGCACGCGGCTGGCGCGCTGGTTGAGTCTCGTGTATGACCGTGTTCAGCGCGACGAGTTCGCGATGAGACAGGAGTTTCTGGCCGCGATGCTCGGCGTACACAGGCCGGCGGTGACGATTGCCGCAAAAACTCTGCAGAACGCTGGACTAATCAGCTACCGGCGTGGATACATCACCATCAGTGATCCCGTCGCGCTGCGAGAAAGTGCCTGCGAGTGTTACGCGATTATTGAGGCGCAATTTGACCAGATGTTCGGTCGGGAGTGGCGTGAAAGCACGCAGACGAGCGGAGTGACGGCGTAG